The Corynebacterium suranareeae genome window below encodes:
- the ftsZ gene encoding cell division protein FtsZ, which produces MTSPNNYLAKIKVVGVGGGGVNAVNRMIEEGLKGVEFIAVNTDSQALMFSDADVKLDIGREATRGLGAGANPEVGRTSAEDHKNEIEETIKGADMVFVTAGEGGGTGTGAAPVVAGIAKKMGALTIGVVTRPFEFEGRRRTRQAEEGIAALKEVCDTLIVIPNDRLLELGDANLSMMEAFRAADEVLHNGVQGITNLITIPGVINVDFADVRSVMSEAGSALMGVGSARGDNRVVTATEQAINSPLLEATMDGATGVLLSFAGGSDLGLMEVNAAASMVRERADEDVNLIFGTIIDDNLGDEVRVTVIATGFDAARATAAENRRAGVQAAPAHEPAPQAPASNATLPPEKESIFGGAREDNDPYLSRSAGARHRIEETRSGGGLFTGGERDYRREDRGYDRRDERRDDRRDDRRDDRRDDRGDDLDVPSFLQ; this is translated from the coding sequence ATGACCTCACCGAACAACTACCTCGCCAAGATTAAGGTCGTCGGCGTGGGCGGCGGCGGAGTCAACGCCGTCAACCGCATGATTGAAGAAGGCCTCAAAGGCGTGGAGTTCATCGCGGTGAACACCGACTCGCAGGCTCTCATGTTCTCTGATGCCGACGTAAAGCTCGACATTGGACGTGAAGCTACCCGTGGTCTTGGTGCAGGCGCGAACCCAGAAGTTGGCCGTACCTCTGCAGAAGACCACAAAAACGAAATCGAAGAAACCATCAAGGGTGCTGACATGGTCTTCGTTACCGCGGGTGAAGGCGGTGGCACCGGAACTGGTGCTGCGCCAGTAGTCGCGGGCATTGCTAAGAAGATGGGCGCGTTGACCATCGGTGTTGTTACCAGGCCTTTTGAATTCGAAGGTCGTCGCCGTACCCGCCAGGCAGAAGAGGGCATCGCAGCGCTCAAGGAAGTCTGCGACACCCTTATCGTTATTCCAAACGATCGCCTACTTGAACTAGGCGATGCCAACCTGTCCATGATGGAAGCTTTCCGCGCAGCAGATGAGGTCCTCCACAACGGTGTTCAGGGTATAACCAACCTGATCACCATCCCTGGTGTGATCAACGTGGACTTCGCCGACGTTCGCTCCGTTATGTCTGAAGCCGGTTCTGCACTGATGGGTGTTGGTTCTGCACGTGGAGACAACCGCGTTGTAACTGCAACTGAGCAGGCAATAAACTCCCCACTTCTCGAGGCAACCATGGACGGTGCCACTGGAGTTCTGCTGTCGTTTGCTGGTGGATCTGACTTGGGTCTTATGGAAGTCAATGCAGCAGCTTCCATGGTGCGTGAACGCGCCGATGAAGATGTCAACCTCATTTTCGGTACCATCATCGATGACAACTTGGGCGATGAAGTCCGCGTCACCGTGATTGCAACTGGTTTTGATGCAGCACGTGCTACTGCGGCTGAAAACCGCCGTGCAGGTGTGCAAGCAGCTCCAGCTCATGAGCCAGCTCCTCAGGCTCCTGCTTCAAACGCAACTCTTCCTCCTGAGAAGGAGAGCATCTTCGGTGGAGCTCGTGAGGACAATGATCCTTACTTGTCTCGTTCCGCAGGTGCGCGTCATCGCATCGAAGAGACTCGTTCCGGCGGTGGTCTGTTCACCGGTGGTGAGCGTGATTACCGCCGTGAGGATCGTGGCTACGATCGCAGGGATGAGCGTCGCGACGACCGCCGTGACGATCGCAGGGATGACCGTCGCGATGACCGTGGAGACGACCTGGATGTACCCAGCTTCCTCCAGTAA
- the murG gene encoding undecaprenyldiphospho-muramoylpentapeptide beta-N-acetylglucosaminyltransferase, with protein sequence MTNPKKPIRVVVAGGGTAGHIEPALAVAEALRDSHNATVVALGTARGLETSLVPDRGFELRLIEPVPVPRKPNMDLLKLPFRVAKALGQARKALKDSEAQAVIGFGGYVSAPAYMAARSLKLPFFVHEANARAGMANKLGVKLGGVGLNAVAGSGMDGDVVGIPIRASLSGGQDESAVLRARETWGLDAKRSAIFVTGGSQGSVSMNKAVAEAIDELLDQGFQVLHAVGKKNELPNAKPGYVPVAFIDDMQAAYAVADLIVCRSGAMTVAEVTAAGIPAVYVPLPHGNGEQALNAQAVIEAGGARQIDDAAFTATTLVDASRDILLNPSTHQKMAAAAKSSGVGNASTVIADMIAATING encoded by the coding sequence ATGACGAACCCTAAAAAACCTATTCGGGTTGTCGTTGCAGGTGGTGGAACAGCAGGGCATATTGAGCCGGCATTAGCAGTGGCTGAGGCACTGCGGGATAGCCATAATGCAACGGTGGTTGCCCTTGGCACCGCCCGTGGTTTGGAAACTTCGTTGGTTCCGGATCGGGGTTTTGAGCTGCGACTGATTGAACCAGTTCCAGTTCCGCGCAAACCCAATATGGATTTGTTGAAGCTTCCATTTCGGGTGGCCAAAGCGCTTGGCCAAGCTCGCAAAGCATTAAAAGATTCTGAAGCTCAAGCTGTCATCGGGTTTGGTGGTTATGTTTCCGCACCTGCGTATATGGCAGCCAGGTCGCTCAAGTTGCCCTTTTTTGTTCATGAAGCAAATGCACGAGCTGGCATGGCAAATAAATTGGGCGTGAAGCTTGGCGGGGTTGGATTAAACGCGGTTGCAGGTTCAGGCATGGACGGCGATGTGGTGGGCATTCCAATTCGCGCATCGCTAAGCGGCGGGCAGGATGAATCAGCTGTGCTTCGGGCACGAGAAACCTGGGGGCTAGATGCAAAGCGCAGCGCCATTTTTGTCACTGGTGGGTCGCAGGGATCTGTGAGCATGAATAAGGCTGTAGCCGAAGCGATCGATGAACTGCTTGACCAGGGTTTCCAAGTTTTACACGCCGTGGGCAAGAAAAATGAGTTGCCTAATGCAAAGCCGGGTTATGTCCCGGTTGCATTTATCGATGATATGCAAGCAGCGTATGCAGTTGCAGATCTGATTGTGTGCCGTTCTGGTGCCATGACCGTTGCGGAAGTCACTGCTGCCGGCATCCCTGCGGTTTATGTACCGTTGCCGCACGGCAACGGTGAACAAGCATTAAATGCTCAGGCAGTCATTGAAGCAGGTGGTGCGCGCCAGATCGACGATGCAGCATTTACCGCTACTACACTTGTCGACGCCTCCCGCGATATTCTTCTCAATCCATCCACACATCAGAAGATGGCAGCAGCGGCCAAGTCTTCCGGTGTTGGAAATGCCTCCACGGTTATTGCAGACATGATTGCTGCAACTATCAACGGCTAA
- a CDS encoding peptidoglycan glycosyltransferase FtsW produces the protein MTTGAAKKPARPQTGAKTRTGLGIRERISGAWNDLLARPLTDYIMIMCIVVILSCLGVVMVYSSSMTWSLRDGGSVWGTAVRQGIMIVLGFFAMWVALMMRPQTIRNLSNVLLVISIGLLLAVQIPGIGTGKEEVGSQSWIALGPVQFQPSEIAKVAIAVWGAHYLAGKGPVQHWFNNHLMRFGAVGAFMAFLIFMEGDAGMAMSFVLVVLFMLFFAGIAMGWIAIAGVLIIAGLAVLALGGGFRSSRFEVYFDALFGNFHDVRGIAFQSYQGFLSLADGSGLGVGLGQSRAKWFYLPEAKNDFIFAIIGEELGLWGGALVIALFAGLLYFGLRTAKKSHDPFLGLMAATLTAAVVSQAFINIGYVVGLLPVTGIQLPMISAGGTSAIITLASMGLLISCARHEPETVSAMASYGRPAIDRLLGLREPSSELTTSNAKVRSKNRKTAKPKPNPQRETRERFGDPVTARRAQAPRNKRTGVQSEAPRRAAGSVRGRNSQGSGRAERPQDRSRAPGTGSGKQGSRSQRDDWRDNRNRR, from the coding sequence ATGACCACCGGAGCCGCCAAAAAACCCGCACGTCCGCAAACTGGTGCTAAAACTAGGACAGGATTAGGAATTCGGGAGCGTATTTCCGGTGCGTGGAATGACCTTTTAGCACGCCCTCTAACTGACTACATCATGATCATGTGCATCGTGGTTATTTTGTCCTGCCTCGGTGTAGTCATGGTGTATTCCTCATCGATGACGTGGTCTTTAAGGGACGGCGGTTCAGTATGGGGCACCGCGGTGCGCCAGGGCATCATGATTGTCTTGGGGTTCTTTGCCATGTGGGTGGCGCTGATGATGCGCCCACAAACAATAAGAAATCTGTCTAATGTTTTGTTGGTCATCTCCATCGGTTTGCTGCTGGCGGTGCAAATCCCAGGTATTGGTACCGGTAAAGAAGAAGTGGGTTCCCAATCGTGGATCGCTTTAGGGCCTGTGCAGTTTCAGCCTTCTGAAATTGCCAAGGTAGCCATCGCGGTGTGGGGTGCGCACTATTTAGCAGGTAAAGGACCAGTTCAGCATTGGTTTAACAATCATTTGATGCGCTTTGGTGCCGTTGGCGCATTCATGGCATTTTTGATCTTCATGGAAGGCGACGCCGGAATGGCGATGTCCTTTGTGCTTGTGGTGCTATTCATGCTGTTTTTTGCTGGCATCGCCATGGGCTGGATTGCCATCGCAGGTGTGCTTATCATTGCAGGTCTAGCAGTTTTGGCGTTGGGAGGTGGCTTCCGATCGAGTCGTTTTGAAGTGTATTTCGACGCACTGTTTGGAAACTTCCATGACGTCCGCGGCATTGCGTTCCAGTCATACCAAGGATTCCTATCCCTTGCGGATGGATCAGGTCTTGGCGTTGGATTGGGGCAGTCACGTGCAAAATGGTTCTACCTGCCAGAAGCTAAAAATGACTTTATCTTTGCCATCATTGGCGAAGAGCTGGGGCTGTGGGGCGGAGCACTGGTAATCGCGCTGTTCGCAGGTCTTTTGTACTTTGGTTTGCGCACAGCAAAGAAAAGCCACGACCCATTTCTAGGTCTTATGGCGGCAACCTTGACCGCTGCGGTTGTTTCCCAGGCATTTATCAATATTGGCTATGTGGTGGGATTGCTGCCAGTGACAGGAATTCAGCTTCCGATGATCTCTGCGGGTGGTACTTCTGCGATTATTACGTTGGCGTCGATGGGCTTGCTTATTAGTTGTGCCCGCCATGAACCGGAAACAGTCTCGGCAATGGCCTCTTATGGTCGACCAGCAATTGATCGCCTGTTGGGTCTTCGCGAGCCATCCAGTGAATTGACCACGAGTAATGCAAAAGTGCGTTCAAAGAATCGTAAGACAGCAAAGCCGAAGCCAAATCCACAGCGTGAGACTCGTGAACGCTTTGGTGATCCAGTGACTGCACGTCGTGCACAGGCGCCACGTAATAAACGCACTGGAGTACAATCGGAAGCTCCGCGACGTGCTGCTGGTAGCGTCAGAGGACGAAATAGTCAGGGCTCAGGGCGCGCCGAGCGTCCACAAGATCGCAGCCGAGCACCCGGAACAGGATCCGGAAAGCAAGGAAGTCGCAGTCAACGTGATGATTGGCGTGACAACCGCAACCGCAGATAG
- the murD gene encoding UDP-N-acetylmuramoyl-L-alanine--D-glutamate ligase, with product MVSLSHLPTSLQGRILVAGAGVSGLSIAKMLSELHCDVVVADDNETARHMLIEVVDVADISTAQAQAELDSFSIVVTSPGWRPTSPLLVDAHRQGLEVIGDVELAWRLDQAGVFGTPHTWLAVTGTNGKTTTTAMLAAMMNEGGFTAKAVGNIGVPVAEALVAKNRIDVLVAELSSFQLHWAPTFTPDAGVVLNLAEDHIDWHGSMREYALAKTAVLKGKVAIIGADDEYLVELADEAGLEELVGFTTASPDKGQLGVVAGDLVDNAYGDNVVLAPADGINPAGPAGVLDALAAAAVARSQGVAPEAIARALDTFEVAGHRGQVVAEVDGVKFIDNSKATNPHAADSALAGHDSVIWVVGGQLKGADIKPLVHKHAHRIKAALVLGVDRAEVVAALNEYAPDAAVFVTESTDPKQAMDEIVTEAFRVATDGDTVLLAPAAASLDMFKGMGQRGDLFAHSIIGTIKGQSEKKG from the coding sequence ATGGTTTCTCTTTCTCATTTGCCCACATCGCTTCAGGGGCGCATTTTGGTTGCGGGCGCTGGTGTGTCGGGGCTGTCTATTGCAAAGATGCTCAGTGAGTTGCACTGTGATGTCGTTGTCGCTGATGACAATGAGACCGCGCGCCACATGCTCATTGAGGTGGTAGATGTTGCAGATATCAGCACAGCGCAAGCCCAGGCGGAATTAGATTCGTTTTCGATCGTCGTTACCTCACCGGGCTGGCGCCCAACAAGCCCTTTGCTTGTCGACGCCCACCGCCAGGGCCTTGAGGTTATCGGCGATGTTGAGCTTGCTTGGCGCCTGGACCAGGCTGGTGTTTTTGGCACGCCACATACGTGGCTTGCGGTTACTGGAACTAACGGTAAAACCACGACGACGGCAATGCTGGCTGCGATGATGAATGAAGGCGGATTCACCGCCAAGGCCGTGGGTAACATTGGTGTTCCTGTCGCTGAAGCTTTGGTGGCAAAAAACCGCATTGATGTACTCGTTGCAGAGCTATCAAGCTTCCAATTGCACTGGGCGCCAACCTTTACCCCGGATGCTGGTGTCGTGTTGAACCTTGCCGAGGATCATATTGACTGGCATGGTTCCATGCGTGAATACGCCTTGGCTAAAACAGCAGTGCTCAAAGGCAAGGTTGCCATCATCGGAGCAGATGACGAGTACTTAGTAGAACTTGCTGACGAAGCAGGACTCGAGGAGCTGGTTGGGTTTACTACTGCTTCGCCAGATAAGGGACAACTGGGTGTGGTGGCGGGGGATCTCGTCGATAATGCCTACGGCGATAATGTGGTGCTTGCCCCCGCTGATGGCATCAATCCCGCTGGCCCGGCCGGCGTTTTGGACGCTCTAGCTGCAGCTGCGGTGGCGCGCTCTCAAGGTGTTGCCCCTGAGGCGATTGCGCGTGCATTGGATACTTTCGAGGTTGCTGGGCACCGAGGCCAGGTAGTAGCTGAGGTTGATGGCGTGAAGTTTATCGATAACTCGAAAGCCACCAACCCGCATGCCGCTGATTCTGCGCTTGCTGGACATGACAGCGTTATTTGGGTTGTTGGCGGTCAGCTAAAAGGCGCAGATATTAAACCGCTTGTGCATAAACATGCGCACCGGATCAAGGCTGCATTAGTCCTTGGTGTTGACCGTGCAGAAGTTGTTGCAGCCTTGAATGAATATGCGCCGGATGCTGCGGTGTTTGTGACAGAATCCACCGATCCAAAACAAGCGATGGATGAGATTGTTACAGAAGCATTCCGCGTCGCCACAGATGGGGACACCGTGTTGCTGGCGCCAGCAGCGGCATCTTTGGACATGTTCAAAGGTATGGGTCAGCGTGGCGATCTCTTTGCGCACAGCATAATTGGCACAATCAAAGGGCAATCGGAAAAGAAAGGCTGA
- the murC gene encoding UDP-N-acetylmuramate--L-alanine ligase has product MSGVARVLLARGKTVTGSDAKDSRTLLPLRAVGAKIAVGHAAENLELSGQLPTVVVTSFAAIPQDNPELVRAHEEGIPVIRRSDLLGELMDGYTQVLIAGTHGKTSTTSMAVVAMQAAGMDPSFAIGGQLNKAGTNAHHGTGDVFIAEADESDASLLRYSPKIAVVTNVEPDHLDYFKTHEAYFQVFDDFAGRITPDGKLVVCLDDPHAAELGERAVRKGIKTVGYGTFEAAEAHPEIPALATIVDSHVVAEGTRATINIDGKEVSVILQIPGDHMVLNGAAALLAGYLVGGDVDKLVEGLSDFSGVRRRFEYHGTVTGGVYNGATVFDDYAHHPTEVTAVLKAARSRVETAGQGRVIVAFQPHLYSRTLEFQQEFAEALSLADAAVVLEIFGAREQPVDGVSSEIITDAMTIPAVYEPNYSAVPDRVAEIAGPHDIVLTMGAGSVTMLAPEILNRLQD; this is encoded by the coding sequence ATGTCTGGCGTTGCCAGGGTGCTCTTAGCTCGCGGGAAAACTGTCACCGGTTCTGATGCCAAGGATTCTAGGACGCTACTTCCACTTCGTGCAGTCGGCGCGAAAATTGCAGTTGGACACGCAGCAGAAAACCTTGAACTTTCTGGCCAATTACCCACCGTGGTGGTTACTTCTTTCGCTGCTATCCCTCAAGATAACCCCGAGCTGGTGCGCGCGCATGAAGAAGGCATTCCAGTTATCCGTCGATCTGATTTGCTCGGCGAACTGATGGACGGCTACACCCAGGTTCTAATTGCAGGTACCCATGGCAAAACGTCCACCACATCCATGGCAGTGGTTGCCATGCAGGCAGCGGGAATGGATCCAAGTTTTGCTATTGGTGGCCAGCTCAACAAAGCCGGAACAAATGCGCACCATGGAACTGGTGATGTGTTTATCGCAGAAGCAGATGAATCCGATGCATCGTTGTTGCGGTATTCACCCAAAATTGCTGTGGTCACCAATGTGGAGCCCGATCACCTTGACTACTTCAAAACACATGAGGCTTATTTCCAGGTCTTTGATGATTTCGCAGGACGGATCACCCCAGATGGAAAACTGGTGGTGTGTCTTGATGATCCCCATGCAGCCGAACTAGGGGAGCGGGCAGTGCGGAAGGGAATTAAAACCGTAGGTTACGGCACTTTTGAAGCAGCAGAGGCGCATCCTGAGATTCCAGCTCTGGCCACGATTGTTGATTCTCACGTTGTTGCTGAAGGCACACGTGCGACCATCAACATTGATGGCAAAGAGGTGTCCGTTATCCTGCAGATCCCTGGCGATCATATGGTGCTCAACGGTGCAGCCGCGCTGCTGGCTGGATACCTGGTGGGTGGCGACGTCGACAAGCTTGTTGAAGGTTTGTCTGATTTCTCAGGTGTGCGACGCCGCTTTGAATACCACGGCACGGTAACAGGAGGTGTCTACAACGGAGCAACGGTGTTTGATGATTATGCGCACCACCCAACGGAAGTCACCGCGGTGTTAAAGGCTGCGCGATCCCGCGTGGAAACTGCAGGTCAAGGACGTGTCATTGTGGCTTTTCAACCTCACTTGTATTCGCGCACCCTGGAGTTCCAGCAAGAATTCGCCGAAGCGTTGTCACTAGCAGATGCTGCTGTCGTGCTTGAGATTTTCGGCGCGCGTGAGCAACCAGTAGATGGTGTGTCCTCAGAGATCATCACTGATGCCATGACGATTCCTGCAGTATATGAGCCAAATTATTCTGCAGTCCCAGACCGTGTGGCGGAAATCGCTGGACCACATGACATCGTGTTAACCATGGGAGCAGGATCTGTGACGATGCTTGCACCAGAGATTTTAAACCGACTCCAAGACTAA
- the ftsQ gene encoding cell division protein FtsQ, with amino-acid sequence MNKKVIAIVVGVVVAVAAILGVVAWFVPILKVGTIEVTGATRTDPDQVVEVSGIVEGENLLRIDATSAGHNIVGLPWVKSVTVNRTLPSTVTVDLVEREPAVFVKRSDGDHIFDSEGKEILIGTPPVGTVEVSGTDEQNTEVFPAVIEVINAIKLQDAQMVENIQIVDAPDQFDISLKLNDGREIYWGSSENNHDKAVAMSTVLKREGQHWNISSPSMVTVR; translated from the coding sequence GTGAACAAAAAAGTCATCGCCATTGTTGTAGGCGTGGTGGTTGCGGTAGCAGCGATTTTAGGTGTTGTCGCCTGGTTTGTTCCTATCCTCAAAGTGGGAACAATAGAAGTTACAGGCGCCACGCGCACGGATCCTGATCAAGTAGTTGAAGTATCGGGGATCGTGGAAGGCGAAAACCTGCTACGCATCGATGCCACCTCGGCAGGACACAATATTGTGGGTTTGCCGTGGGTAAAGTCTGTGACAGTTAATCGAACTCTGCCAAGCACCGTCACCGTGGATTTAGTGGAGCGTGAGCCTGCTGTATTTGTGAAACGCTCCGATGGTGATCATATTTTTGATTCCGAGGGTAAAGAAATATTGATTGGCACCCCACCTGTGGGCACAGTTGAGGTTTCTGGAACCGACGAGCAAAACACTGAGGTGTTTCCGGCTGTTATTGAGGTCATCAATGCTATAAAACTGCAAGATGCGCAGATGGTCGAAAATATCCAGATAGTCGATGCTCCAGATCAGTTTGATATTTCGCTCAAACTTAACGATGGGCGCGAAATCTACTGGGGATCTTCCGAAAACAACCACGATAAGGCAGTAGCAATGTCAACGGTTTTAAAGCGTGAAGGCCAACATTGGAACATCAGCTCACCGTCAATGGTAACCGTCCGCTAA